A single window of Engraulis encrasicolus isolate BLACKSEA-1 chromosome 20, IST_EnEncr_1.0, whole genome shotgun sequence DNA harbors:
- the zbtb8b gene encoding zinc finger and BTB domain-containing protein 8B, protein MEVPNYMSRLLCQLNEQRKRDFFCDCSIIVEGQVFKAHRNILFAGSGYFRALLVHYLQDSGQRHSTASLDIVTASAFSLILDFLYCGRLDLRRDNVIEVMSAASYLQMTDVVNFCKNYIHTSLEICNRGREQQEGGRTSAAAERPGISISAAAASPDASQDGRPPAPQSSSARPSSSSNHNPTSSAAAVMSLSAALSSRMSEESEGSGSRGEFPAVAAGSVHHLSDPRLKADPGSFPSSSSSGGGLMFGLVQLKEEYDPDEDADAGESHDLKDPLGFYNRSALFDGRGLEASLHSGGASAAAAAAAAAAAANALGPDYDGYQGKLMHYYSQSLGGAAVPLLRGEEGMGHQGNVLSMEMSADWFGDDTGDGLVVSVKLHKCPYCPYTAKQKGILKRHIRCHTGERPYPCHLCGKRFTRQEHLRSHAHSVHRASWPVVCRGCRRVFSEGASPSLKRGGLCEGCTGLPTTTSQQDPASTHPGSQSEGSDRSNNAEPDWPVFMEEANEADQGGP, encoded by the exons ATGGAGGTGCCCAACTACATGTCCAGGCTGCTGTGCCAGCTGAACGAGCAGCGCAAGCGGGACTTCTTCTGCGACTGCAGCATCATCGTGGAAGGACAG GTCTTCAAGGCCCACAGGAATATCCTGTTTGCGGGTAGTGGCTACTTCCGGGCCCTGCTAGTGCACTACCTGCAGGACAGTGGCCAGCGCCACAGCACCGCCTCGCTCGACATCGTCACCGCCAGCGCCTTCTCTCTCATACTGGACTTCCTCTACTGCGGCCGGCTGGACCTGCGACGCGACAACGTCATCGAG GTGATGTCGGCCGCCAGCTACCTCCAGATGACGGACGTGGTGAACTTCTGCAAGAACTACATCCACACCTCTCTGGAGATCTGCAACCGGGGGAGGGAGCAGCAGGAGGGGGGC AGGACGTCAGCGGCGGCCGAGAGGCCCGGCATCAGCATCAGCGCCGCCGCCGCGTCTCCAGACGCCTCTCAAGACGGACGACCCCCGGcgccccagtccagctctgctagACCCTCCTCCTCGTCCAATCACAATCCAACGTCGAGCGCCGCTGCTGTGATGTCACTCAGTGCCGCCTTGAGTAGCAGGATGTCGGAGGAGAGCGAGGGTTCGGGTTCGAGAGGCGAGTTCCCGGCGGTGGCGGCGGGGTCAGTGCACCACCTGTCGGACCCCCGTCTGAAGGCGGACCCGGGcagcttcccctcctcctcctcatcgggGGGCGGGCTGATGTTCGGTCTCGTGCAACTCAAGGAAGAGTACGACCCGGACGAGGACGCGGACGCGGGCGAGTCACATGATCTCAAGGACCCCCTCGGCTTCTACAACAG ATCGGCCCTCTTTGACGGTCGTGGACTGGAGGCGAGCCTCCACAGTGGCGGTGCCagtgctgccgccgccgctgctgctgctgctgccgccgccaatGCTCTCGGCCCCGACTACGACGGCTATCAGGGCAAACTGATGCACTACTACAGCCAGAGCCTAGGGGGCGCTGCGGTGCCTTTGCTGCGTGGGGAGGAAGGCATGGGGCATCAGGGGAACGTGCTCAGTATGGAGATGAGTGCAGACTGGTTTGGAGACGACACAG GCGACGGCCTGGTGGTGTCGGTGAAGCTGCACAAGTGCCCGTACTGCCCCTACACGGCCAAGCAGAAGGGCATCCTGAAGCGCCACATCCGCTGCCACACGGGCGAGCGGCCGTACCCCTGCCACCTCTGCGGCAAACGCTTCACGCGCCAGGAGCACCTCCGCAGCCACGCCCACAGC gTTCATCGGGCGAGCTGGCCAGTGGTGTGTCGCGGGTGTCGGCGCGTCTTCTCCGAGGGCGCGTCCCCCAGCCTGAAGCGCGGCGGCCTGTGCGAGGGCTGCACCggcctccccaccaccaccagccaacaGGACCCCGCCTCCACACACCCCGGCAGCCAATCGGAGGGCTCGGACCGCAGCAACAACGCAGAGCCTGATTGGCCGGTCTTTATGGAGGAAGCGAACGAGGCGGACCAAGGGGGACCTTGA